One genomic region from Saprospiraceae bacterium encodes:
- a CDS encoding DUF4249 family protein, with protein MKYLIQWMMLSFVFVQCQYPVSISSLPETEKFLIIDAQVTQDYAAINVYYSLDEVTSKGAYTLPQPPKSVAYLLDDKGERFDFKNTLGIADTTFKGKVGNSYQLFIEANGQVYTSSKETMRPSPKLDSVVVLYTREQFRSPSDLPYDGFDVYAQANDIPGVENYYQWSWVHYEKASSCNKIFSRAEGREVLQPCVPPECWNIVYNQKVIIQQDKQRDGQPLTQKVVRVPYANPPKQYYIQVEQRAITPLVFEYLRSLESTTENLGTLFDIPPQTRFNPNVFNQSDPSEKLLGVFSVFSYEKKIIYIDLDSPIAGATQKVISDPTPFVGDPFSVAPCIEGQFRTKIKPKGWIF; from the coding sequence ATGAAATACCTTATTCAATGGATGATGCTCTCCTTTGTATTTGTCCAATGCCAGTACCCGGTGAGTATCTCTTCACTTCCTGAGACCGAAAAATTCTTAATCATTGATGCCCAGGTGACTCAGGATTATGCAGCTATTAATGTATACTATAGCCTTGACGAAGTGACCTCTAAAGGTGCCTACACCCTACCTCAACCACCAAAGTCTGTCGCTTATTTATTGGATGATAAAGGCGAAAGGTTTGATTTTAAAAATACACTTGGCATTGCGGATACCACTTTCAAAGGGAAAGTAGGCAATTCTTATCAATTATTTATAGAGGCGAATGGACAGGTCTACACATCGTCCAAAGAAACTATGCGGCCAAGTCCTAAACTGGATAGTGTGGTCGTTTTATACACCCGTGAACAATTTCGTTCGCCATCAGATCTACCCTATGATGGCTTTGATGTCTATGCACAAGCAAATGATATACCCGGGGTTGAAAATTATTATCAATGGAGTTGGGTTCATTATGAAAAGGCAAGTTCTTGCAATAAAATATTCAGCAGGGCAGAGGGTAGAGAAGTGTTGCAGCCTTGTGTTCCACCCGAGTGTTGGAATATAGTGTATAACCAGAAAGTCATTATACAACAGGACAAGCAGCGTGATGGACAGCCATTGACTCAAAAAGTAGTACGTGTCCCATATGCCAATCCTCCAAAACAATATTATATCCAGGTAGAACAGAGGGCTATTACGCCACTTGTTTTTGAATATCTTCGATCTTTAGAATCCACTACAGAAAACCTGGGTACCTTATTTGACATTCCTCCACAGACCAGGTTCAATCCCAATGTATTTAATCAATCGGATCCTTCCGAAAAACTACTTGGAGTATTTAGCGTATTCTCCTATGAGAAAAAAATAATTTATATAGATCTGGATTCTCCGATAGCGGGTGCCACTCAAAAAGTAATCTCTGACCCTACTCCATTTGTTGGCGATCCATTTTCAGTAGCTCCATGCATTGAGGGACAATTTAGGACTAAAATAAAACCAAAAGGGTGGATTTTTTAG